In one window of Verrucomicrobiia bacterium DNA:
- a CDS encoding amidohydrolase family protein has protein sequence MLLLTSLVATAAEPLLEPPGFRPRPLSLHALVGARMVTEPGIVLTNHTLILRDGIIQAIEPGDVRPAGARIWDLEGNTIYPAFIEPYLVPGARRSPPPREEFDADAGWDARSSDGAGGPRFFGVAGQERDPGHPGPGATSPHITPEHRMATTTGPESRTTESLRELGFAAAQLVPAEGILRGQAALFMLGDSSPNLSLVRADTAQCIALSVPSSPGGGRDRYPGSLMGVLSLWRQTFLDAAHRAADIEHYAHHPGQRPRPAFNTALDALQAVAAGQPVLIEANSVLMTHRAARLADELGLHHRAFVATGEEWRRPDLARTAGGPFIVPLTFPALPRFPSDSEWEDVSLDQLRAWDWAPENPALLRREGLDLAVTTHGLSDLKSFRRQLRAALDRGWNQDDALAALTVVPARLAGVSDRLGTLAPGRIANLTIVTGSYFDPEKPIHSVWIDGVPHLPPPALPKSPATARSTDPDKPSPDKAKPDDPKPDTAAKDAPPADSPKDEESRRQPRVARSPLDGRGPITSPRELLIRGATIWTSGPAGILTNAHLLVRDGRIAAVGHRPITPSVGVVEIDASGLHLTPGLIDCHSHSMILGSVNEGTLPSTAMVRIGDVVNSESAQIRYQLAGGLTIANLLHGSANPIGGQNRVIKLRDGAAPDDLAFRNAPEGIKFALGENVKQSNWGERHTTRFPQTRMGVQTFYANRFTAAQHYRAQLRAAAAPEPGAPPPPPVRRDLELEALAEILDGTRLIHCHSYRQDEIVAFLRTMESFGIRVATLQHILEGYKVADEIARHGAGASAFSDWWAFKVEVIDAIPYAGSIMRERGVNVSFNSDSNDQARRLNLEAAKAVKYGRTPPADALRFVTLHPAQQLGIDRWVGSLEVGKDADFVLWSGHPLDSASVCLETWIDGRKYFDRAQEAARVRALADERDALLAKARSQSSPASRTGTSASDAARALFFRRALEQATHLGVRDCQDCLLPNHP, from the coding sequence TTGCTCCTCCTGACCTCGCTGGTCGCCACGGCGGCTGAACCGCTCCTCGAACCTCCGGGCTTCCGGCCCCGTCCGCTCTCCCTCCACGCACTCGTCGGTGCCCGGATGGTCACGGAACCGGGAATCGTGCTGACCAATCACACCCTGATCCTTCGCGACGGCATCATTCAGGCCATCGAACCGGGTGATGTCCGTCCTGCCGGTGCCCGAATATGGGACCTCGAGGGGAACACGATCTACCCGGCCTTCATCGAACCCTACCTCGTCCCCGGCGCCCGCCGTTCTCCGCCTCCCCGGGAGGAATTCGATGCCGATGCCGGTTGGGACGCCCGGTCCAGCGATGGCGCCGGCGGACCCCGCTTCTTCGGGGTGGCAGGCCAGGAAAGGGATCCGGGCCATCCCGGACCGGGCGCCACCTCGCCCCACATCACACCGGAACACCGCATGGCCACCACGACGGGTCCGGAGTCGCGCACCACGGAATCCCTCCGGGAACTCGGATTCGCCGCCGCCCAACTCGTCCCCGCCGAAGGCATCCTCCGGGGCCAGGCCGCCCTGTTCATGCTCGGCGATTCCAGTCCGAACCTGTCCCTAGTCCGCGCCGATACCGCCCAATGCATCGCCCTCAGCGTACCCTCGTCACCGGGCGGCGGGCGCGACCGTTACCCTGGATCGCTGATGGGCGTGCTGTCCCTGTGGCGCCAGACCTTCCTCGATGCCGCGCACCGGGCCGCCGACATCGAACACTACGCCCACCACCCCGGTCAGCGCCCCCGCCCGGCCTTCAACACCGCCCTCGATGCCCTTCAGGCCGTCGCCGCCGGTCAACCCGTCCTCATCGAGGCCAACAGCGTCCTCATGACCCACCGTGCCGCCCGCCTCGCCGATGAACTCGGCCTCCACCATCGCGCCTTCGTCGCCACCGGCGAGGAATGGCGCCGCCCCGACCTGGCCCGCACCGCCGGCGGCCCCTTCATCGTCCCCCTCACCTTTCCCGCCCTGCCCCGATTCCCCTCCGACTCCGAATGGGAGGACGTGTCCCTCGACCAGCTTCGCGCCTGGGACTGGGCCCCGGAAAACCCCGCCCTCCTGCGCCGCGAAGGACTCGACCTCGCCGTCACCACCCATGGCCTCTCCGACCTCAAATCCTTCCGCCGCCAACTGCGCGCCGCGCTCGACCGCGGCTGGAATCAGGACGATGCCCTCGCCGCCCTGACCGTCGTTCCCGCCCGCCTCGCCGGAGTCTCGGACCGGCTCGGAACCCTGGCCCCCGGACGCATCGCCAATCTCACCATCGTCACCGGCAGTTACTTCGATCCTGAGAAACCCATCCATTCTGTCTGGATCGACGGCGTCCCCCATCTCCCCCCGCCGGCCCTCCCGAAATCCCCCGCCACCGCCCGATCCACCGACCCTGACAAACCGTCTCCCGACAAAGCCAAGCCCGATGATCCGAAGCCCGACACCGCTGCCAAGGACGCCCCCCCCGCGGACAGCCCCAAGGATGAAGAGTCCAGGCGCCAGCCTCGTGTCGCCCGATCCCCCCTCGACGGACGCGGCCCGATCACCAGCCCCCGCGAACTTCTGATCCGCGGCGCCACCATCTGGACCAGCGGCCCCGCCGGCATCCTCACCAACGCCCATCTCCTCGTCCGCGACGGCCGCATCGCCGCCGTCGGACACCGGCCCATCACCCCGTCCGTCGGGGTCGTCGAGATCGACGCCTCCGGCCTGCACCTCACCCCCGGCCTCATCGACTGCCACAGCCACTCGATGATCCTCGGCAGCGTCAACGAGGGCACCCTCCCCAGCACCGCCATGGTCCGCATCGGCGACGTCGTGAATTCCGAGTCCGCCCAGATCCGCTACCAACTGGCCGGCGGTCTGACCATCGCCAACCTCCTCCACGGCTCCGCCAATCCCATCGGCGGCCAGAACCGCGTCATCAAACTCCGCGACGGCGCCGCCCCGGACGACCTGGCCTTCCGCAACGCCCCCGAGGGGATCAAGTTCGCCCTCGGCGAAAACGTGAAACAGTCGAACTGGGGCGAACGCCACACCACCCGCTTCCCCCAGACCCGCATGGGCGTCCAGACCTTCTACGCCAACCGCTTCACCGCCGCCCAACACTACCGCGCCCAACTCCGCGCCGCCGCCGCTCCCGAACCCGGCGCCCCCCCGCCTCCCCCGGTCCGCCGCGACCTCGAACTCGAAGCCCTCGCCGAAATCCTCGACGGCACCCGCCTCATCCACTGTCACAGCTACCGCCAGGACGAAATCGTCGCCTTCCTCCGCACCATGGAATCGTTCGGGATCCGCGTGGCCACCCTCCAGCACATCCTCGAGGGCTACAAGGTCGCCGACGAAATCGCCCGCCACGGCGCGGGCGCCAGCGCCTTCTCCGACTGGTGGGCCTTCAAGGTCGAGGTCATCGACGCCATCCCTTACGCCGGGTCCATCATGCGGGAACGCGGCGTCAACGTGAGCTTCAACTCCGACTCCAACGACCAGGCCCGCCGCCTCAACCTCGAAGCCGCCAAGGCCGTCAAGTACGGCCGCACACCCCCCGCCGATGCCCTCCGCTTCGTCACCCTCCACCCCGCCCAGCAGCTCGGCATCGACCGCTGGGTCGGTTCCCTCGAAGTCGGCAAGGACGCCGACTTCGTCCTCTGGTCCGGTCATCCGCTCGACTCCGCCAGCGTCTGCCTCGAAACCTGGATCGACGGCCGGAAATACTTCGACCGCGCCCAGGAAGCCGCCCGCGTCCGCGCCCTCGCCGACGAACGCGACGCCCTCCTCGCCAAGGCCCGCTCCCAATCCTCACCCGCCTCCCGCACCGGCACCTCCGCCAGCGATGCCGCCCGCGCCCTCTTCTTCCGCCGCGCCCTCGAACAGGCCACGCACCTCGGCGTCCGCGACTGCCAGGACTGCCTCCTCCCGAACCACCCCTGA
- a CDS encoding aldehyde dehydrogenase, with amino-acid sequence MTLPTQLFVDGEYRPSASGRRLTLVNPATEEVFVEVEAGGVGEVEVAVTSAQRAWERDWRGWAPGRRAEVLFRVVAVLREHGEALAQLETAQIGKPIGDARDEVALGARVFEYYAGAIGKFCGQTIPVARGGFDFTLREAMGVVAAIVPWNFPFPIACWKAAPALAAGNAVVLKPASLSPLTALKLGELVHAAGVPAGVLQVVPGDGSAVGEALVTHPDIRKVSFTGSTGVGRRIMELASRGLKRVSLELGGKSPNIVFADADWERAAETSPMSVFANTGQDCCARSRVFVERAVFEPFVERFVAATRGLVVGDPANDGTQLGPLVSAGQRAIVEEYVEDARQRGSRIATGGARPSGKGYFLEPTVLLGVQGEDRCWREEIFGPVVAVVPFDDEAAMLSEVNRTPYGLSGSVWTQRLDRALRVVRAVQSGVLSVNSHSSVHVEAPFGGFKQSGIGRDLGMAALEGYTELKNVYVAE; translated from the coding sequence ATGACCTTGCCCACGCAGTTATTTGTCGACGGGGAGTACCGGCCGTCGGCGTCCGGCCGTCGGTTGACCCTGGTGAATCCGGCCACGGAGGAGGTGTTTGTGGAGGTGGAGGCGGGTGGGGTTGGCGAGGTGGAGGTGGCGGTGACGTCAGCGCAACGGGCGTGGGAACGGGATTGGCGGGGATGGGCGCCGGGGCGGCGGGCGGAAGTGCTGTTCCGGGTGGTGGCGGTGTTGCGGGAGCATGGGGAGGCGTTGGCGCAATTGGAGACCGCGCAGATTGGCAAACCGATTGGCGATGCGCGGGACGAGGTGGCGTTGGGGGCGCGGGTGTTCGAGTACTACGCCGGTGCGATCGGCAAGTTCTGCGGGCAGACGATCCCTGTCGCGCGCGGGGGCTTCGATTTCACGTTGCGCGAGGCGATGGGGGTGGTGGCGGCGATCGTGCCGTGGAACTTTCCGTTTCCGATCGCCTGCTGGAAGGCGGCACCGGCCCTGGCGGCGGGCAATGCGGTGGTTCTCAAACCCGCCTCGTTGTCGCCGCTGACGGCGCTGAAGCTGGGGGAGTTGGTGCATGCGGCGGGGGTGCCGGCCGGGGTGTTGCAGGTGGTTCCCGGCGACGGTTCGGCCGTGGGCGAGGCACTGGTCACGCATCCGGACATCCGGAAGGTTTCCTTCACCGGGTCCACCGGGGTGGGGCGGCGCATCATGGAACTGGCCTCGCGCGGTCTGAAACGCGTCTCGCTCGAGCTGGGGGGGAAGTCCCCCAACATCGTCTTTGCCGACGCCGATTGGGAACGGGCGGCGGAGACCTCGCCGATGAGCGTTTTTGCGAACACCGGGCAGGACTGCTGCGCGCGGAGCCGGGTGTTCGTGGAGCGGGCCGTCTTCGAACCGTTTGTGGAACGGTTCGTGGCGGCGACGCGGGGGCTGGTGGTTGGGGATCCGGCGAATGACGGCACGCAGTTGGGACCGCTGGTCAGCGCGGGTCAACGGGCGATCGTGGAGGAATACGTGGAGGATGCACGCCAACGGGGCAGCCGGATTGCCACCGGCGGGGCGCGGCCGTCGGGGAAGGGGTACTTCCTGGAACCGACGGTGCTGCTGGGGGTTCAGGGCGAGGACCGGTGCTGGCGGGAGGAAATCTTCGGACCGGTGGTGGCGGTGGTGCCGTTCGACGACGAGGCGGCGATGTTGTCGGAGGTCAACCGGACACCGTACGGATTGAGCGGCTCGGTCTGGACGCAACGATTGGACCGCGCCCTGCGTGTGGTGCGGGCGGTGCAGAGCGGGGTGTTGAGCGTGAATTCGCACAGCAGCGTGCATGTCGAGGCGCCCTTTGGCGGGTTCAAGCAGAGCGGGATCGGGCGTGACCTGGGGATGGCTGCGCTGGAGGGGTACACGGAGCTGAAGAACGTGTACGTGGCGGAATAG
- a CDS encoding AbgT family transporter: protein MTQDKARTGEAAEGWVRRFLAWIEVAGNRLPDPAVLFLLLLFAVWAVSAMLSGYAFLVPSADGLRELTVQNQLTGGSLAGFLANMVRTFTGFAPLGVVLVALLGVGVAERTGFINAGLKALLRITPKQLLSPMLLLVAIVSHTAADAGYVLVIPLGAVIFHAAGRHPLAGIACAFAGVSGGFSANFIPSGIDPLLQGFTQQAAQILDPDRQVNPLCNWLFTSLSSVLIIGLGWYLTDRVIEPRLRGTIVDGEAPATARLDELTALEWRGLWAGVGVMGVGLALLTLAVAPGDSPLRSPDGQITAFTAPLMQSIVPLIFLLFLIPGVVYGYVARTVKNHREIIDGMSKSMSTMGYYLVMIFFCAQFTSAFGQSNLGALLAVKGADFLKMLGLPGMVTIVGIVVLSAGVNLLVGSASGKWALLAPIFVPILMQVGLSPELTQAAYRVGDSATNIITPLMPYFPLVVAFAQRWVKSAGIGTITSLMLPYSVAFLVGWTLFLLAYWALGIPLGIAATYDYP, encoded by the coding sequence ATGACCCAGGACAAGGCCCGGACGGGCGAGGCTGCGGAGGGATGGGTGCGCCGGTTTCTGGCGTGGATCGAGGTGGCGGGCAACCGGTTGCCGGACCCGGCGGTGCTGTTTCTCCTGCTGCTGTTCGCGGTGTGGGCCGTGTCGGCGATGCTGTCGGGGTATGCGTTTTTGGTGCCGTCGGCGGACGGGCTGCGCGAGTTGACGGTGCAGAACCAGTTGACTGGCGGGAGTCTGGCCGGGTTTCTGGCGAACATGGTGAGGACCTTCACGGGGTTTGCGCCGTTGGGGGTGGTGCTGGTGGCGCTGCTGGGGGTGGGGGTGGCGGAGCGGACGGGGTTCATCAACGCAGGATTGAAGGCCCTGCTGCGGATCACGCCGAAGCAACTCCTGTCGCCCATGCTGCTGCTGGTGGCGATTGTGAGCCACACGGCGGCGGACGCGGGGTACGTGCTGGTGATTCCGTTGGGGGCGGTGATTTTCCACGCGGCGGGACGTCATCCGCTGGCGGGGATTGCCTGCGCCTTTGCCGGGGTGTCGGGAGGGTTCAGTGCGAATTTCATTCCGTCCGGGATCGACCCGCTGCTCCAGGGGTTCACGCAGCAGGCGGCGCAGATCCTGGATCCGGACCGGCAGGTGAACCCGCTCTGCAACTGGCTGTTCACCAGCCTCTCCTCGGTGTTGATCATCGGGCTGGGGTGGTATCTGACCGACCGGGTGATCGAGCCGCGACTGCGGGGGACGATCGTGGATGGCGAGGCGCCGGCGACGGCGCGGTTGGATGAGTTGACCGCGCTCGAGTGGCGGGGCTTGTGGGCGGGGGTCGGGGTGATGGGGGTGGGATTGGCGCTGCTGACCCTGGCGGTGGCGCCCGGGGATTCGCCGTTGCGTTCGCCGGACGGGCAGATCACGGCGTTTACGGCGCCGCTGATGCAGTCGATCGTGCCGCTGATCTTCCTGTTGTTCCTGATACCCGGGGTGGTTTACGGGTACGTGGCGCGGACGGTGAAGAACCACCGGGAGATCATCGACGGGATGAGCAAGTCGATGTCCACGATGGGTTACTACCTGGTGATGATCTTCTTCTGCGCCCAGTTCACGTCCGCCTTCGGGCAGTCGAACCTGGGGGCGCTGCTGGCGGTGAAGGGGGCGGATTTTCTGAAGATGCTGGGGTTGCCCGGCATGGTGACCATTGTGGGGATCGTTGTGTTGAGTGCCGGGGTGAATTTGCTGGTGGGGTCGGCCTCGGGAAAATGGGCGCTGCTGGCGCCGATCTTCGTGCCCATCCTGATGCAGGTGGGGTTGTCGCCGGAACTCACCCAGGCGGCGTACCGGGTCGGGGATTCGGCGACCAACATCATCACGCCGCTGATGCCGTATTTCCCGCTGGTGGTGGCCTTCGCCCAGCGTTGGGTGAAGTCGGCCGGGATCGGGACGATCACGTCCTTGATGCTGCCCTATTCGGTGGCGTTCCTGGTGGGCTGGACGCTGTTCCTGCTGGCGTACTGGGCGCTGGGGATCCCGTTGGGGATTGCCGCGACGTATGACTACCCGTGA
- a CDS encoding PD40 domain-containing protein, with amino-acid sequence MTPSRSLSACLLAGALTFAVNAPAHASVGVLFYNHFPTLDSPATVRRVNADGSGNLPVPLPLPSPAFPTVSRDGRFLLVTSSDPLRPFKISRDVFLIDLFTLDTLRAVQFVDTFRTTGGIMLTNDIGNVIGDRNVTAYTIHFPNHKAFSPDNSRLAIMDLPRSGGSTLDIPRGDGVSQQTLGGGRMPVLETYRLGDPIPFGQLLQAGGERTGNNQGGDGVDWHPFREEVLGVFRSDIPATSNTGIQTSEGTVIGVFSSAGLLQPLLRLLTTPTARWFGHVDLFSNYLISEAEHDYAPAISPDGTRVAYLRHTQRYDTRVGLAPLPALCELRVIGYDGSGDRLLLRFSEGWWSGKLAWSPDGTQIAFDIAPQWILDGWPSLLGDVTRSEIHVIQADGSNPRRLVAAPATYPTWSPLGFSPPPPPPTDPVRMSVQRSSEGEIRLTVAGGGPGESLRIESSENLLDWTPLATVVQAGPSPPLYTDERPAPPGRARFYRVSTDR; translated from the coding sequence ATGACACCCTCCCGCTCCCTGTCGGCGTGCCTCCTGGCAGGCGCCCTGACGTTCGCCGTCAACGCCCCGGCTCATGCCAGCGTCGGCGTCCTCTTCTACAACCACTTCCCCACCCTCGATTCCCCGGCCACAGTCCGCCGCGTCAATGCCGACGGCTCGGGCAATCTACCCGTCCCCCTGCCCCTCCCCTCCCCGGCCTTCCCCACCGTCTCCCGCGACGGCCGCTTCCTCCTGGTCACCTCCTCCGACCCTCTCCGCCCGTTCAAGATCAGTCGCGATGTCTTCCTCATCGACCTGTTCACCCTCGACACCCTCCGGGCCGTCCAGTTCGTGGACACCTTCCGCACCACCGGCGGCATCATGCTGACCAACGACATCGGAAACGTCATCGGCGACCGCAACGTGACCGCCTACACCATCCATTTCCCCAATCACAAGGCGTTCTCCCCCGATAACAGCCGCCTCGCCATCATGGACCTGCCCCGCTCCGGCGGCAGCACCCTCGACATCCCGCGCGGCGACGGCGTCAGCCAGCAAACCCTCGGAGGCGGACGCATGCCGGTGCTCGAAACCTACCGCCTCGGCGATCCCATCCCCTTCGGACAACTCCTCCAGGCCGGCGGCGAACGGACCGGCAACAACCAGGGCGGCGACGGCGTGGACTGGCACCCGTTCCGCGAAGAGGTCCTCGGTGTCTTCCGGTCCGACATCCCCGCCACCAGCAACACCGGCATCCAAACGTCCGAGGGCACCGTCATCGGGGTCTTCAGCTCCGCCGGCCTCCTCCAACCCCTGCTCCGCCTCCTCACCACCCCCACCGCCCGCTGGTTCGGCCACGTGGACCTCTTCAGCAATTACCTGATCTCCGAGGCGGAACACGACTACGCCCCCGCCATCTCCCCCGACGGCACCCGCGTCGCCTACCTCCGCCATACCCAGCGGTACGACACCCGCGTCGGCCTCGCCCCCTTGCCCGCCCTCTGCGAACTTCGCGTCATCGGCTACGACGGCAGTGGCGACCGGCTGCTGCTCCGCTTCTCCGAAGGCTGGTGGTCCGGCAAACTCGCCTGGTCCCCCGACGGCACCCAGATCGCCTTCGACATCGCCCCGCAGTGGATCCTCGATGGCTGGCCGTCCCTCCTCGGCGATGTCACCCGCTCGGAAATCCACGTCATCCAGGCCGACGGCTCCAACCCCCGCCGCCTGGTCGCCGCACCGGCCACCTACCCGACCTGGTCGCCCCTCGGGTTCTCCCCGCCTCCCCCACCCCCCACCGATCCCGTCCGGATGTCGGTCCAACGATCCTCCGAAGGTGAAATCCGACTGACTGTGGCGGGAGGCGGCCCGGGCGAATCCCTGCGGATCGAGAGTTCCGAAAACCTCCTCGACTGGACCCCGCTGGCCACCGTGGTCCAGGCCGGCCCCAGCCCGCCCCTCTACACCGACGAACGCCCGGCGCCGCCCGGTCGCGCCCGCTTCTATCGGGTGTCCACAGACCGCTGA
- a CDS encoding response regulator — translation MKTILLVDDDNDFRETLGRVLARAGYEVRQATNGREAVASYREAPSDLVITDLIMPEREGIETILELRRLQPEVRVIAISGGGRVGPGDYLRMAQSLGAQRTLSKPFPSDQLLKAIEEVLAG, via the coding sequence ATGAAGACGATCTTGCTGGTGGACGACGACAACGATTTCAGGGAGACGCTGGGGCGCGTGCTGGCGCGGGCGGGGTATGAAGTGCGCCAGGCCACCAACGGGCGGGAAGCGGTGGCCTCGTACCGTGAGGCACCGTCCGACCTGGTGATCACCGACCTGATCATGCCCGAGCGGGAAGGGATCGAGACCATCCTTGAATTGCGACGGCTGCAGCCGGAGGTGCGGGTGATCGCGATTTCCGGGGGGGGACGTGTTGGTCCTGGGGATTACCTGCGGATGGCCCAGAGCCTGGGGGCGCAACGCACCCTGTCGAAGCCGTTTCCGAGCGATCAACTGCTCAAGGCGATCGAGGAGGTTCTGGCCGGCTGA